One window from the genome of Salvia miltiorrhiza cultivar Shanhuang (shh) chromosome 7, IMPLAD_Smil_shh, whole genome shotgun sequence encodes:
- the LOC130991334 gene encoding F-box/LRR-repeat protein At3g03360-like, which yields MDRLSELPDSVIFHIFWFLPMREVVRTTILSRRWKDLWTTTPFLYFDDFIEQFDTRDKLRIFVHRVLSRWDGVKILKFKVELDHEESIHRDVDLWLRFAKKYGVEELYLHMVIEDRESCLCNDDDIRWLPQFLYSCSSLKVLSIENCYFRFKGNVHWNHLKSLTIINGFGVTEDVINQIFCGSPQLEVLIMTFIDSRFENFSIRSTSLKKLSINKHFYDDYEDPSPYTTELRIWTPNLKTLEMKGIPYGKCLLMNVSSLNHATLGYPNLHHLDERCFNDPSEYNSSLLPTNQFLGYLFGQILPSIQHVENITLSSCCVKVLDIMKMKHMHSSFPNIKSLDLRCCLYDYKQIVGILEIFPQLERLVLKYNKVDRRRVTNDQVTSDKESLKFEVNNPESFLLKLRTVEVTWAEGDGVFSLIEILLKYATKLEKIGFQVEIKSPNSLLSVSQKLLRMRGFSINCTIDLTTCNDGSMLEAWELDLPYFRCECVTVLF from the exons ATGGATAGACTCAGTGAGTTGCCGGACTCTGTTATATTTCACATATTTTGGTTCTTGCCTATGAGGGAAGTTGTTAGGACAACGATACTATCGAGGCGCTGGAAAGACCTCTGGACCACCACCCCTTTCctttattttgatgattttattgAGCAGTTTGATACTAGGGATAAACTTCGAATCTTCGTTCATCGGGTTTTATCACGCTGGGATGGGGTAAAGATTTTGAAATTCAAGGTTGAATTGGATCATGAGGAATCAATACATAGGGATGTTGATCTGTGGTTGCGTTTTGCCAAGAAATATGGAGTCGAAGAATTATACTTGCATATGGTGATAGAAGATCGTGAATCATGTCTTTGTAATGATGACGATATACGTTGGTTGCCACAGTTTCTGTACTCCTGCTCATCGCTTAAAGTGTTATCGATCGAGAATTGTTACTTTAGATTTAAGGGGAATGTGCATTGGAATCATCTCAAGAGTTTAACAATTATCAATGGTTTTGGGGTCACTGAAGACGTGATTAATCAAATTTTCTGCGGTAGCCCTCAGTTGGAAGTCTTGATCATGACTTTTATAGATAGTCGTTTTGAAAATTTTTCTATCCGATCAACTAGTTTGAAAAAGCTGTCAATTAACAAGCATTTTTATGATGACTACGAGGATCCATCTCCTTATACGACGGAGCTGAGAATTTGGACTCCAAATCTTAAAACCTTAGAAATGAAAGGAATTCCTTATGGCAAGTGTTTATTGATGAATGTCTCATCTTTAAACCATGCAACTCTTGGGTATCCTAATCTACATCATTTGGATGAAAGATGCTTTAACGACCCCTCTGAGTACAATAGCTCTTTACTACCAACAAACCAATTTCTTGGATATTTATTTGGTCAAATTCTGCCAAGCATCCAACATGTTGAAAACATCACATTATCATCCTGTTGCGTCAAG GTTCTCGATATTATGAAAATGAAACATATGCATTCATCTTTTCCTAATATCAAATCCTTGGATCTTAGATGTTGTTTGTATGACTACAAACAAATAGTAGGAATTCTTGAGATTTTCCCTCAGCTGGAAAGATTAGTTCTTAAATACAACAAAGTAGACCGACGCCGAGTTACTAATGACCAAGTTACCTCTGACAAAGAGTCACTCAAGTTTGAAGTGAATAACCCTGAGTCCTTTCTTCTCAAGTTGAGGACAGTGGAGGTTACTTGGGCTGAAGGCGATGGTGTATTTTCATTGATTGAGATTTTGTTAAAATATGCGACCAAGCTAGAAAAGATTGGGTTCCAGGTAGAAATAAAGTCACCAAATTCTTTGTTGTCGGTATCACAGAAACTGCTGAGAATGCGAGGATTCTCGATTAACTGCACCATAGATCTCACAACTTGCAATGACGGCAGTATGCTCGAGGCTTGGGAGCTCGATCTTCCTTATTTTAGGTGTGAGTGCGTAACTGTCCTGTTTTAA
- the LOC130991337 gene encoding F-box/LRR-repeat protein At3g26922-like isoform X8 yields the protein MDRLSELPDSLIFHIFWSLPMTDVVRTTILSKRWKNLWTTALCLNFDNDAMNFDDDRELQNFVNRALLRWNGVLGAMIKRCMNSSYPNVKSLELRYCFSDYKLLVGLLESFPQLKKLVIVCSGGYGTHENRESLNFDAKSYLKFEAYPPKSFLQLRTVVVTWDEDDDVFPFLEYLLKYAINLEKMVVNVKGIMPPQLPSKSLFLASQKLLRMPRSSPTAQLVFCEY from the exons ATGGATCGACTCAGTGAGTTGCCGGACTCGTTAATATTTCACATATTTTGGTCGTTGCCTATGACTGATGTTGTTCGGACAACGATTCTATCGAAGCGCTGGAAAAACCTTTGGACCACCGCACTCTGCCTTAATTTCGACAATGATGCCATGAACTTTGATGATGATAGAGAGCTTCAAAACTTCGTTAATCGGGCCTTATTGCGCTGGAATGGG GTGCTTGGAGCTATGATAAAGAGATGCATGAATTCCTCTTATCCTAATGTCAAGTCCTTAGAACTCAGATATTGTTTCAGTGACTACAAACTATTAGTAGGCCTACTTGAGAGTTTCCCTCAATTAAAGAAGTTAGTTATTGTATGTAGTGGAGGATACGGGACGCATGAAAACCGAGAGTCACTCAACTTTGATGCCAAGAGCTACCTCAAGTTTGAAGCATATCCTCCCAAGTCCTTTCTGCAGTTGAGGACAGTTGTGGTTACTTGGGATGAGGATGACGACGTATTTCCATTCTTAGAGTATCTGTTAAAATACGCAATCAATCTAGAAAAGATGGTGGTCAACGTAAAAGGAATCATGCCACCTCAACTTCCATCAAAATCTTTGTTTTTGGCATCACAGAAACTGTTGAGAATGCCAAGATCCTCCCCAACTGCTCAATTGGTTTTCTGTGAATATTGA
- the LOC130991337 gene encoding putative F-box protein At1g49610 isoform X1: MDRLSELPDSLIFHIFWSLPMTDVVRTTILSKRWKNLWTTALCLNFDNDAMNFDDDRELQNFVNRALLRWNGVRLLKFKFNLGYKVKSVYQNDGSMYLGTDLWVQFATNKEVEEFYLHIRLPKDWDDDFDSMDDIYYVPQCVYSCSSLKVLSFEDCNFRVYGNVQWNQLKSLTITYGFGVTEHLINQILCGSPRLEVLIMSFVDVGEHLCIRSTSLKVLSIHKFFCSREDLWWDSELRICTPNLETLEIGGVPYRKSMLVNISSLTNATLGFSGLHGYEFDGNESVFPWMDTKLGLFTKDDFLGDVFCQFLSTMQHVVNVKLMFCCIKVLGAMIKRCMNSSYPNVKSLELRYCFSDYKLLVGLLESFPQLKKLVIVCSGGYGTHENRESLNFDAKSYLKFEAYPPKSFLQLRTVVVTWDEDDDVFPFLEYLLKYAINLEKMVVNVKGIMPPQLPSKSLFLASQKLLRMPRSSPTAQLVFCEY, from the exons ATGGATCGACTCAGTGAGTTGCCGGACTCGTTAATATTTCACATATTTTGGTCGTTGCCTATGACTGATGTTGTTCGGACAACGATTCTATCGAAGCGCTGGAAAAACCTTTGGACCACCGCACTCTGCCTTAATTTCGACAATGATGCCATGAACTTTGATGATGATAGAGAGCTTCAAAACTTCGTTAATCGGGCCTTATTGCGCTGGAATGGGGTAAGGCTTCTGAAATTCAAGTTCAATTTGGGTTATAAGGTCAAATCGGTTTATCAGAATGATGGGTCCATGTATTTGGGTACTGATTTGTGGGTTCAATTTGCCACGAATAAGGAGGTCGAGGAATTCTACTTACATATTAGGTTACCAAAAGATTgggatgatgattttgatagTATGGACGACATATACTATGTGCCACAGTGTGTATACTCGTGCTCATCGCTTAAGGTGTTATCGTTTGAGGATTGTAACTTCAGAGTATATGGGAATGTGCAGTGGAATCAACTCAAAAGTTTAACAATTACTTATGGCTTTGGGGTCACTGAACATTTGATTAACCAGATACTTTGTGGTAGTCCTCGGTTGGAAGTCTTGATCATGTCTTTTGTCGATGTGGGTGAACACTTGTGTATCCGATCTACTAGTTTGAAAGTGTTGTCGATTCACAAGTTTTTTTGTTCTCGTGAAGATCTATGGTGGGATTCCGAACTGAGAATTTGTACCCCGAATCTTGAAACCTTGGAAATTGGAGGAGTTCCATACAGAAAGAGTATGTTGGTGAATATCTCATCTTTGACCAATGCAACTCTTGGGTTTTCTGGTCTACACGGTTATGAATTTGATGGAAATGAAAGTGTCTTTCCTTGGATGGACACCAAGCTTGGCTTGTTTACCAAGGATGATTTTCTGGGAGACGTGTTCTGTCAATTTCTCTCAACCATGCAACATGTTGTAAACGTCAAATTAATGTTCTGTTGCATCAAG GTGCTTGGAGCTATGATAAAGAGATGCATGAATTCCTCTTATCCTAATGTCAAGTCCTTAGAACTCAGATATTGTTTCAGTGACTACAAACTATTAGTAGGCCTACTTGAGAGTTTCCCTCAATTAAAGAAGTTAGTTATTGTATGTAGTGGAGGATACGGGACGCATGAAAACCGAGAGTCACTCAACTTTGATGCCAAGAGCTACCTCAAGTTTGAAGCATATCCTCCCAAGTCCTTTCTGCAGTTGAGGACAGTTGTGGTTACTTGGGATGAGGATGACGACGTATTTCCATTCTTAGAGTATCTGTTAAAATACGCAATCAATCTAGAAAAGATGGTGGTCAACGTAAAAGGAATCATGCCACCTCAACTTCCATCAAAATCTTTGTTTTTGGCATCACAGAAACTGTTGAGAATGCCAAGATCCTCCCCAACTGCTCAATTGGTTTTCTGTGAATATTGA